Proteins from a genomic interval of Oncorhynchus clarkii lewisi isolate Uvic-CL-2024 chromosome 13, UVic_Ocla_1.0, whole genome shotgun sequence:
- the LOC139424155 gene encoding myosin heavy chain, embryonic smooth muscle isoform-like, producing MLASNDVDTLTLELVAERSMAQKSENAHQQLERQNKDLRAKLGELEGSVKSRFKASITALEAKILQLEEQLEQEAKERAAANKLVRRTEKKLKEVCMQVEDGRCHSNQYKEQSEKANSRMKQLKRQLEEESTRANAYRRKLQRELDDATDSSEGLSREVNTLKSRLRRGGPIRDASSSPTRVDALPTAKTLPLSS from the exons ATGCTGGCATCCAATGAC gtgGACACCCTGACCCTGGAGCTTGTGGCAGAGCGCAGCATGGCCCAGAAGAGTGAAAATGCGCACCAGCAGCTGGAGAGGCAGAACAAGGACTTGCGGGCCAAGCTGGGCGAGCTGGAGGGTTCCGTGAAGAGCCGGTTCAAGGCCTCCATCACCGCCCTGGAGGCCAAGATACTGCAGCTGGAGGAGCAGCTGGAGCAGGAGGCTAA GGAGCGAGCAGCGGCCAATAAGCTTgtgagaaggacagagaagaaGCTGAAGGAGGTGTGCATGCAGGTGGAGGACGGGCGCTGCCATTCCAACCAGTACAAGGAACAG AGTGAGAAGGCCAACTCTCGTATGAAACAGCTGAAGAGGCAGCTTGAGGAGGAGTCCACACGTGCCAACGCCTACCGCAGGAAGCTGCAGAGGGAGCTGGACGATGCCACTGATAGCAGCGAGGGTCTCAGCCGTGAGGTCAACACACTCAAGAGCCGCCTCAG GCGTGGAGGCCCCATCAGAGACGCCAGCAGCTCCCCAACCAGAGTAGACGCGCTCCCTACAGCCAAAACCTTACCCCTGTCCTCCTAA